From the genome of Pelobacter propionicus DSM 2379, one region includes:
- a CDS encoding diguanylate cyclase domain-containing protein, producing MVFPGAGEHVPIKRKQADEQIRHMATHDGLTNLPPRNLAKEHLTMSLGVASRNKTMVTLMFIDLDGFKGATTLLVTMPATMY from the coding sequence ATGGTTTTTCCGGGAGCGGGGGAGCACGTGCCTATTAAGCGCAAGCAGGCGGATGAGCAGATACGACACATGGCAACACATGACGGCCTGACTAACCTTCCACCCAGGAACTTGGCAAAAGAACATCTGACCATGTCCCTGGGGGTTGCCAGTCGGAATAAAACCATGGTTACTTTGATGTTCATTGACTTGGATGGCTTCAAGGGGGCAACGACACTCTTGGTCACGATGCCGGCGACTATGTATTGA